Proteins encoded by one window of Sediminicoccus rosea:
- a CDS encoding dihydroorotase has protein sequence MAHLLITNARLLDPASGLDAPGTLLIENGRIASLTGAPAEGVPVLDAGGACLCPGLVDMRASIGEPGAEHRETIASAAQAAAAGGITTLALLPDTEPALDDPALIEFIIRRGETTGSLTLLPYGAATKHCAGKELSEYGLLREAGAAGFSDGAKAIGSARMMRLALSYARAFGAMVVQHPEDPSLAGTGSATEGELATRLGLPGIPAAAEAIMVARDIALARLTSGHVHFGHVSTGAALDLIRAAKAEGLHVTCDTAPPYFDLNETAIGDFRSYAKLSPPLRREEDRLAVLAALADGTIDAIASDHQPRDADDKRLPFAQAEAGGVGLATLLGVTLAQVHGGNLPLLTALGLMTHRPAALLGLDCGRLAMGAPADLCLFWPDRAWQVKAGQLPGKAQNSPFDGRALEGKVMATFKAGRRVFG, from the coding sequence ATGGCACATCTCCTCATCACCAATGCCCGCCTGCTCGATCCAGCGAGCGGCCTCGACGCCCCTGGCACGCTCCTCATCGAGAACGGCCGCATCGCGAGCCTGACCGGCGCGCCGGCGGAGGGCGTGCCGGTGCTGGATGCGGGCGGCGCCTGCCTCTGCCCCGGCCTCGTGGACATGCGCGCCAGCATCGGCGAGCCGGGCGCGGAGCACCGCGAGACCATCGCGAGTGCGGCCCAGGCGGCGGCGGCGGGCGGCATCACCACCCTCGCCCTGCTGCCCGACACCGAGCCCGCGCTGGATGACCCCGCGCTGATCGAATTCATCATCCGCCGTGGCGAGACGACCGGCAGCCTGACCCTGCTGCCCTATGGCGCGGCGACCAAGCATTGCGCCGGCAAGGAGCTCTCCGAATACGGCCTGCTGCGGGAGGCGGGGGCGGCCGGCTTCAGTGACGGCGCCAAGGCGATCGGCTCGGCGCGGATGATGCGCCTCGCCCTTTCCTATGCGCGGGCCTTCGGCGCCATGGTGGTGCAGCACCCGGAAGACCCCTCGCTCGCCGGCACCGGCTCGGCCACCGAGGGCGAACTCGCCACGCGCCTCGGCCTGCCCGGCATCCCCGCGGCAGCGGAGGCGATCATGGTGGCGCGCGACATCGCCCTCGCGCGCCTCACCTCCGGCCATGTGCATTTCGGCCATGTCAGCACCGGTGCGGCGCTCGACCTGATCCGCGCGGCCAAGGCCGAGGGGCTGCACGTCACCTGCGATACCGCGCCGCCCTATTTCGACCTGAACGAGACGGCGATCGGCGATTTCCGCTCCTACGCCAAGCTCAGCCCGCCGCTGCGGCGCGAGGAAGACCGCCTCGCCGTGCTGGCCGCGCTGGCCGATGGCACGATCGACGCCATCGCCTCCGACCACCAGCCGCGCGACGCGGATGACAAGCGCCTGCCCTTCGCCCAGGCCGAGGCGGGCGGCGTCGGCCTCGCGACCCTGCTGGGGGTGACGCTGGCGCAGGTGCATGGCGGCAACCTGCCCCTGCTGACGGCCCTCGGCCTGATGACGCATCGCCCGGCCGCGCTGCTGGGCCTGGATTGCGGGCGCCTCGCCATGGGCGCGCCGGCGGATCTCTGCCTTTTCTGGCCCGACCGCGCCTGGCAGGTGAAGGCGGGGCAATTGCCGGGCAAGGCGCAGAACTCGCCCTTCGACGGCCGCGCGCTGGAGGGCAAGGTCATGGCCACCTTCAAGGCGGGGCGCAGGGTCTTCGGCTGA
- a CDS encoding GNAT family N-acetyltransferase: protein MASIHLRPARPHEAETLRALVRAAYAHYVPRLGREPAPMTDDYAARIAAGQAWVLEEAGASIGALVLEDTAEGMLIDNIAVAAEARGTGQGRRLMAFAEEEARRRGHTRIWLYTNEKMVENITLYRHLGYRETHRGEQHGHRRVFMEKALG from the coding sequence ATGGCCTCGATCCACCTCCGCCCCGCCCGCCCCCATGAGGCCGAGACCCTGCGCGCCCTCGTGCGCGCCGCCTATGCCCATTATGTCCCCCGCCTGGGCCGCGAGCCGGCGCCGATGACCGACGATTACGCGGCGCGCATCGCCGCTGGGCAGGCTTGGGTGCTGGAGGAAGCTGGCGCCTCCATCGGCGCCCTGGTGCTGGAGGATACCGCCGAGGGGATGCTGATCGACAATATCGCCGTCGCCGCCGAGGCGCGGGGAACAGGCCAGGGCCGCCGCCTCATGGCCTTCGCCGAGGAGGAGGCGCGGCGCCGCGGCCACACGCGCATCTGGCTCTACACCAACGAGAAGATGGTGGAGAACATCACCCTCTACAGGCACCTCGGCTATCGGGAGACGCACCGGGGCGAGCAGCACGGGCATCGTCGCGTCTTCATGGAAAAGGCGCTCGGCTGA
- a CDS encoding HAMP domain-containing protein: MRQAAPERVLHLVERAADVAGAKVKAIQAITRQTRVLALNATIEAARAGEMGRGFSVVAGEVKTVSSEVTRLATEMETELSGAFDELREVGRSMLRDVRGQRLVNLALNAIEIMDRNLYERTCDVRWWATDSAVVEALADPSAPRCAHAAKRLGVILSAYTVYLDLWLADATGRVIANGRPDRYPGVRGMSVAGEAWFRDALASHSGDDFAVADITPCAALGQAPVATYAAAVREGGEAQGRVLGVLGIHFDWGPQADAVMRGVRLLPEEVATTRALILDAGGRVLAASDGVGVLEEVIALPPGAGESGFFEADGRAIAHHVTPGYETYRGLGWRGALVQRLGGAG, translated from the coding sequence ATGCGGCAGGCCGCCCCGGAACGCGTCCTGCACCTCGTGGAGCGGGCCGCCGATGTCGCGGGCGCCAAGGTGAAGGCCATCCAGGCCATCACGCGGCAGACCCGCGTGCTCGCCCTCAATGCCACGATCGAGGCGGCGCGGGCCGGCGAAATGGGGCGTGGCTTCAGCGTCGTCGCAGGCGAGGTGAAGACCGTCTCGAGCGAGGTGACGCGTCTGGCGACCGAGATGGAGACAGAACTCTCCGGGGCCTTCGACGAATTGCGCGAGGTTGGGCGCAGCATGCTGCGTGACGTCCGTGGGCAGCGCCTGGTGAACCTCGCGCTCAACGCGATCGAGATCATGGACCGCAACCTGTATGAGCGCACCTGCGACGTCCGCTGGTGGGCCACCGATTCCGCCGTGGTCGAGGCGCTGGCCGACCCGTCGGCCCCGCGTTGCGCCCATGCCGCGAAGCGGCTTGGTGTCATCCTCTCCGCCTATACCGTCTATCTCGACCTTTGGCTGGCGGATGCGACGGGCCGGGTCATCGCCAATGGCCGGCCGGACCGCTACCCCGGCGTGCGGGGCATGAGCGTGGCCGGCGAGGCCTGGTTCCGCGATGCCCTTGCCTCGCACAGCGGGGATGATTTCGCCGTCGCCGACATCACGCCCTGCGCCGCGCTCGGCCAGGCGCCGGTTGCCACCTATGCCGCCGCGGTGCGGGAAGGCGGCGAGGCCCAGGGCCGCGTGCTCGGCGTGCTTGGCATCCATTTCGACTGGGGCCCGCAGGCGGATGCGGTGATGCGGGGCGTGCGCCTCCTGCCGGAGGAGGTCGCGACGACGCGTGCGCTGATCCTCGATGCGGGCGGCCGCGTTCTCGCCGCTTCCGATGGCGTGGGCGTGCTGGAGGAAGTCATCGCGCTGCCGCCCGGCGCCGGCGAGTCGGGTTTCTTCGAAGCGGATGGCCGAGCGATCGCCCATCATGTCACCCCGGGCTACGAGACCTATCGCGGCTTGGGCTGGCGGGGGGCGCTGGTCCAGCGCCTGGGTGGCGCCGGCTGA
- a CDS encoding aspartate carbamoyltransferase catalytic subunit, which yields MSGFSYPILPTGHLLAIEGLEPPHISALLDLAESYALLNRQGKTQRDLLKGRTLINLFFEDSTRTRTSFELAGKRLGADIVNMSVSTSSVNKGETLLDTAATLNAMHTDLLVIRHAQSGAPALLAQKVDAAVINAGDGTHEHPTQALLDALTIRRRKGRLEGLIVAICGDVLHSRVARSNIHLLSAMGARLRVVGPPTLIPSECARLGVEVHHDMRSGLEGADVVMMLRLQKERMNAGLVPSPREFFRFYGLDAAKLAHAKPDSIVMHPGPMNRGIEIDSAIADDPERSVIGEQVEMGVAVRMAVLDVLSRDLRRNT from the coding sequence ATGAGCGGTTTCTCCTACCCCATCCTGCCCACGGGGCACCTCCTGGCCATCGAGGGGCTGGAGCCGCCGCATATCTCCGCCCTGCTCGACCTGGCCGAGAGCTACGCCCTGCTGAACCGCCAGGGAAAGACCCAGCGGGACCTGCTGAAGGGCCGCACGCTGATCAACCTCTTCTTCGAGGACAGCACCCGAACCCGCACCAGCTTCGAGCTGGCCGGCAAGCGCCTGGGTGCGGACATCGTGAACATGTCGGTCTCCACCAGCAGCGTGAACAAGGGCGAGACTCTGCTCGACACCGCGGCCACGCTGAACGCCATGCACACGGACCTGCTGGTGATCCGCCACGCCCAGTCGGGCGCGCCGGCCCTGCTGGCGCAGAAGGTGGATGCGGCCGTGATCAATGCCGGCGACGGCACGCATGAGCACCCGACCCAGGCGCTGCTGGACGCGCTGACCATCCGCCGCCGCAAGGGCCGGCTGGAGGGCCTCATCGTCGCCATCTGCGGCGATGTGCTGCATTCGCGCGTGGCACGCAGCAACATCCATCTGCTCTCGGCCATGGGCGCCCGGCTGCGCGTGGTGGGCCCGCCGACGCTGATCCCCTCGGAATGCGCGCGCCTCGGCGTCGAGGTGCATCACGATATGCGCTCGGGCCTGGAGGGGGCCGACGTGGTCATGATGCTGCGCCTGCAGAAGGAGCGGATGAATGCCGGCCTCGTCCCCTCCCCACGCGAATTCTTCCGCTTCTACGGGCTGGACGCCGCCAAGCTCGCCCACGCCAAGCCGGATTCCATCGTGATGCATCCGGGCCCCATGAACCGTGGCATCGAGATCGACAGCGCCATCGCCGACGACCCCGAGCGCAGCGTGATCGGCGAGCAGGTGGAGATGGGTGTGGCCGTCCGCATGGCGGTGCTGGACGTGCTCTCGCGCGATCTGCGGCGCAACACCTGA
- the ruvX gene encoding Holliday junction resolvase RuvX, with translation MPLINMADLRALLPRHARLLGLDPGAKVIGLALSDVTLLLASPYGSLKRGKLAANAAEIRAIAEKQGVGGLVVGLPLSMDGTRGPAAQAAGDWALALSEAAGLPCAMWDERLSSAAVNRMLIEEADMTRKRRAAAVDSAAAAYMLQAALDATAPRAT, from the coding sequence ATGCCTCTCATCAACATGGCCGATCTCCGTGCCCTCCTGCCCCGCCACGCGCGCCTGCTCGGGCTGGACCCCGGGGCCAAGGTCATCGGGCTCGCGCTGAGCGACGTGACGCTGCTGCTGGCCAGCCCCTATGGCAGTCTGAAGCGCGGCAAACTGGCGGCGAACGCGGCCGAGATCCGCGCCATCGCCGAAAAGCAGGGGGTGGGCGGGCTGGTGGTGGGGCTGCCTCTCTCCATGGATGGCACGCGCGGCCCGGCAGCCCAGGCGGCGGGCGACTGGGCGCTGGCGCTGAGCGAGGCGGCCGGCCTGCCCTGCGCCATGTGGGATGAGCGCCTCTCCAGCGCCGCGGTGAACCGCATGCTGATCGAGGAGGCGGACATGACGCGCAAGCGCCGTGCGGCCGCCGTGGATTCGGCGGCGGCGGCCTACATGCTCCAGGCCGCCTTGGATGCCACCGCGCCCCGGGCTACATGA
- the gatC gene encoding Asp-tRNA(Asn)/Glu-tRNA(Gln) amidotransferase subunit GatC → MSLDAATVRRVANLARLRLDDAEVPKLQAEINGILGWIEQLQAVDTDGVEPMAGGSPSPVALPWRADAVTDGGQADAVLRNAPDREGEYFGVPKVVE, encoded by the coding sequence ATGTCGCTTGATGCCGCGACGGTGCGTCGCGTCGCCAATCTGGCCCGGTTGCGCCTGGATGATGCCGAGGTTCCCAAGCTCCAGGCCGAGATCAACGGCATCCTGGGCTGGATCGAGCAATTGCAGGCGGTGGACACCGATGGGGTCGAACCCATGGCCGGTGGCTCGCCCAGCCCGGTGGCACTCCCCTGGCGGGCGGATGCCGTGACCGATGGCGGCCAGGCCGACGCCGTGCTGCGCAACGCGCCCGACCGCGAGGGCGAATATTTCGGCGTGCCGAAGGTGGTGGAATGA
- the gatA gene encoding Asp-tRNA(Asn)/Glu-tRNA(Gln) amidotransferase subunit GatA: MRATDLTLAEGLKALEKREISAVELTDAFLSGIERLNPRLNAYITVTAEQARASAAASDARRAKGEAGPLEGIPLGIKDLFCTEGVRTTAASKILGEFTPPYESTVSANLKRDGAVFLGKLNLDEFAMGSSNTTSAFGPVENPWSRANDPTKRLVPGGSSGGSAAAVAARLAMGATATDTGGSIRQPAAFCGIAGIKPTYGRCSRWGIVAFASSLDQAGPVARSVEDCAILLRSMSGHDPKDSTSANLPVPDFAAACGRSVKGLRIGVPAEYTLPGLAPEIEALWQQGLDWLKQQGAEIVPISLPHTKYALPTYYVVAPAEASSNLARYDGVRYGLRVTERDSDLRDLYERTRAAGFGAEVKRRIMIGTYVLSAGYYDAYYLKAQKVRALIARDFTEAWAKVDAIVTPATPSSAFAMDEKQDDPVTMYLNDVFTVTANLAGLPGLAVPAGLDGQGLPLGLQVIGRPFDEETVFAVGAALERAADFTAKPQVMA; encoded by the coding sequence ATGCGCGCGACCGACCTGACCCTCGCCGAGGGCCTCAAGGCGCTGGAGAAGCGCGAGATCAGCGCCGTCGAGCTGACCGACGCCTTCCTCTCCGGCATCGAGCGGCTGAATCCGCGCCTCAATGCCTATATCACCGTGACGGCCGAGCAGGCTCGCGCATCCGCCGCCGCCTCCGATGCGCGGCGCGCCAAGGGCGAGGCCGGGCCGCTGGAGGGCATTCCCCTCGGCATCAAGGACCTGTTCTGCACCGAGGGCGTGCGGACCACGGCGGCCTCGAAGATCCTGGGCGAGTTCACGCCCCCCTATGAGAGCACGGTCAGCGCCAATCTGAAGCGCGATGGCGCGGTGTTCCTCGGCAAGCTGAACCTGGATGAGTTCGCCATGGGCTCGTCCAACACCACCTCCGCCTTCGGGCCGGTGGAGAACCCCTGGTCCCGCGCCAATGACCCGACGAAGCGGCTGGTGCCCGGCGGCTCCTCGGGCGGTTCGGCCGCCGCGGTCGCCGCGCGCCTCGCCATGGGTGCGACGGCGACAGACACCGGCGGCTCGATCCGCCAGCCGGCCGCCTTCTGCGGCATCGCCGGCATCAAGCCGACCTATGGGCGCTGTTCGCGCTGGGGCATCGTGGCCTTCGCCTCCTCGCTCGACCAGGCCGGGCCGGTGGCGCGCTCGGTCGAGGATTGTGCGATCCTGCTGCGCTCCATGTCGGGCCATGACCCGAAGGACAGCACCAGCGCCAACCTGCCCGTGCCGGATTTCGCGGCCGCTTGCGGGCGTTCGGTAAAGGGCCTGCGGATCGGCGTGCCGGCGGAATACACGCTGCCCGGCCTCGCGCCCGAGATCGAGGCGCTGTGGCAGCAGGGCCTGGACTGGCTGAAGCAGCAGGGTGCTGAGATCGTCCCCATCAGCCTGCCGCACACCAAATACGCGCTGCCCACCTATTACGTGGTGGCACCCGCCGAGGCCTCTTCCAACCTCGCCCGTTATGACGGCGTGCGCTACGGCCTGCGCGTGACGGAGCGGGATTCCGACCTGCGCGACCTCTATGAGCGCACCCGCGCCGCCGGCTTCGGCGCCGAGGTGAAGCGCCGCATCATGATCGGCACCTACGTGCTGAGCGCCGGCTATTACGACGCCTACTACCTGAAGGCGCAGAAGGTCCGCGCGCTGATCGCCCGCGACTTCACCGAGGCCTGGGCGAAGGTGGACGCGATCGTGACGCCGGCCACGCCCTCCTCCGCCTTCGCCATGGATGAGAAGCAGGATGATCCTGTGACCATGTATCTGAACGACGTCTTCACCGTGACCGCCAACCTCGCGGGGCTTCCGGGCCTTGCGGTGCCGGCCGGGCTGGACGGGCAGGGGCTGCCGCTCGGCCTGCAGGTGATCGGCCGGCCCTTCGATGAGGAAACCGTGTTCGCGGTGGGCGCCGCCCTGGAGCGCGCGGCCGACTTCACCGCCAAGCCGCAGGTGATGGCATGA
- the gatB gene encoding Asp-tRNA(Asn)/Glu-tRNA(Gln) amidotransferase subunit GatB produces the protein MSYTLKGETGDWEVVCGLEIHAQVLSRSKLFSGAATAFGAEPNSQVSFVDAGFPGMLPVINEECIAQAVRTGLGLNAKINLWSRFDRKNYFYADLPQGYQISQYAHPIVGEGVVEITLGDGSVKQIGITRLHLEQDAGKSQHDQHPSKSFIDLNRSGVALMEIVSEPDIRSPEEAGAYLAKIRQITRYLGTCDGNMDEGSMRADVNVSVRKPGEAFRTRCEVKNVNSVRFVMQAVEAEARRQIEIWESGGTVEQETRLFDTARGVTRSMRSKEDAHDYRYFPDPDLPPLVFTQDWVEQLKATLPELPDARRARYVALGLSPYDAHVLTIERETATFFEAVLGPEGGARRDAKTVANWLTGDFFGHLNKRGLGIEESPVPAAALAELLDLIANKTINGKIAKDVLEIMFDEGKGAAAIVDERGLRQVVDTGAIEAAVDAVLANNAGQVAQYRGGKAGLFGFFVGQTMKAMGGKGNPALVNEVLKAKLGEPGG, from the coding sequence ATGAGCTACACTCTCAAGGGTGAGACCGGGGATTGGGAGGTCGTCTGCGGCCTCGAGATCCATGCGCAGGTGCTCTCCAGGTCCAAGCTGTTCTCGGGTGCCGCGACCGCCTTCGGCGCCGAGCCCAACAGCCAGGTGAGCTTCGTGGATGCGGGCTTCCCCGGCATGCTGCCCGTCATCAATGAGGAGTGCATCGCACAGGCGGTGCGCACCGGGCTCGGGCTGAACGCGAAGATCAACCTCTGGTCCCGCTTCGACCGGAAGAACTACTTCTACGCCGACCTGCCGCAGGGCTATCAGATCAGCCAATACGCGCACCCCATCGTGGGCGAGGGCGTGGTGGAGATCACGCTGGGCGATGGCAGCGTGAAGCAGATCGGCATCACGCGCCTGCACCTCGAGCAGGATGCCGGCAAGTCGCAGCATGACCAGCACCCGTCCAAGTCCTTCATCGACCTGAACCGCAGCGGCGTCGCGCTGATGGAGATCGTGAGCGAGCCGGATATCCGCAGCCCGGAGGAAGCCGGCGCCTACCTCGCCAAGATCCGCCAGATCACGCGCTACCTCGGCACCTGCGACGGCAACATGGACGAGGGCTCGATGCGGGCGGACGTGAATGTCTCCGTCCGCAAGCCGGGCGAGGCCTTCCGCACGCGCTGCGAGGTGAAGAACGTCAACTCCGTGCGCTTCGTCATGCAGGCCGTGGAGGCCGAGGCGCGTCGGCAGATCGAAATCTGGGAATCGGGCGGCACGGTCGAGCAGGAAACGCGCCTGTTCGACACGGCGCGGGGCGTCACGCGCTCCATGCGCAGCAAGGAAGACGCGCATGACTACCGCTACTTCCCCGACCCCGACCTCCCGCCGCTCGTCTTCACGCAGGATTGGGTGGAGCAGCTGAAGGCGACGCTGCCCGAGCTGCCGGATGCGCGGCGCGCCCGCTACGTCGCGCTCGGCCTCTCGCCCTATGACGCGCATGTGCTGACCATCGAGCGCGAGACCGCCACCTTCTTCGAGGCGGTGCTGGGCCCGGAGGGGGGCGCCAGGCGCGATGCCAAGACCGTGGCCAATTGGTTGACGGGCGATTTCTTCGGCCATCTCAACAAGCGTGGCCTCGGCATCGAGGAGAGCCCGGTGCCGGCCGCTGCCCTGGCCGAATTGCTCGACCTGATCGCCAACAAGACCATCAATGGCAAGATCGCCAAGGATGTGCTGGAGATCATGTTCGACGAGGGCAAGGGTGCCGCTGCCATCGTGGATGAGCGTGGCCTGCGCCAGGTGGTTGACACGGGCGCGATCGAGGCCGCGGTGGACGCGGTGTTGGCGAACAATGCGGGCCAGGTCGCGCAATATCGCGGCGGCAAGGCCGGCCTCTTCGGCTTCTTCGTCGGCCAGACGATGAAGGCCATGGGCGGCAAGGGTAACCCCGCCCTGGTGAACGAGGTGCTGAAGGCGAAGCTCGGCGAACCGGGCGGGTAA
- a CDS encoding P-loop NTPase family protein: MRRVAIFGNAGGGKSTLARRLAATTGLPLHAVDRMRFRDGGGPVPEAEYLSRHAELLRGEAWIIEGFGSVETAFARFDSADTLIHVDLPLILHRWWVTKRLIKGLFVQPEGWPARSPIWRSSLSSYRVIGPCDRHLTPRYRRVIQEMAGTKRVHSLTSPAAIRRFIDAVAQEHRRV; the protein is encoded by the coding sequence GTGCGCCGGGTTGCCATCTTCGGCAATGCGGGCGGCGGCAAGTCCACCCTGGCGCGGCGCCTCGCCGCCACGACCGGCCTGCCGTTGCACGCGGTGGACCGGATGCGCTTCCGGGACGGCGGCGGGCCGGTCCCGGAGGCGGAATACCTGTCCCGCCACGCCGAATTGCTGCGGGGCGAGGCCTGGATCATCGAGGGCTTCGGCAGCGTGGAGACGGCCTTCGCGCGTTTCGACAGCGCCGACACCCTGATCCATGTGGACCTACCGCTGATCCTTCACCGCTGGTGGGTGACCAAGCGGCTGATCAAGGGCCTCTTCGTCCAGCCGGAGGGCTGGCCGGCCCGCAGCCCGATCTGGCGCAGCAGCCTGAGCAGCTACCGCGTGATCGGCCCCTGCGACCGGCACCTCACGCCGCGCTACCGCCGCGTGATCCAGGAGATGGCCGGCACGAAGCGCGTGCACAGCCTGACGTCACCGGCCGCGATCCGGCGTTTCATCGATGCGGTGGCGCAAGAGCACCGGCGGGTGTGA
- a CDS encoding TM2 domain-containing protein has protein sequence MTSRPSADTLAQLRYQAESRSVLLAYLIWFFLGYGGVHRMYLGRWISGFLMLALFGVSLLLTLVFIGYLGLGLIILWWVVDALLIPGMTRRANNRVIDRLAR, from the coding sequence ATGACGTCCCGCCCCTCCGCCGACACACTGGCCCAGCTGCGCTACCAGGCCGAGAGCCGCTCGGTGCTGCTGGCCTACCTGATCTGGTTCTTCCTGGGCTATGGCGGCGTGCACCGCATGTATCTCGGCCGCTGGATCAGCGGCTTCCTGATGCTGGCGCTGTTCGGCGTCTCGCTGCTCCTGACGCTGGTGTTCATCGGCTATCTCGGCCTCGGCCTCATCATCCTCTGGTGGGTGGTGGATGCGCTGCTGATCCCGGGGATGACACGTCGCGCCAACAACCGCGTCATCGACCGGCTGGCGCGCTGA
- a CDS encoding glutathione S-transferase family protein, giving the protein MTIELHTWNTPNGRKISVALEEMGLPYTVVPVDISNKKQFEPSFLEFSPNNRIPAIKDPNGPDGKPITVFESGAILYYLAEKTGRFMPRDLRARVPVMEWLMWQMGGFGPMPGQVHHFLMQPEGPARDYGFTRYHTETKRLYGVLDRRLTGRDFVATAGEPSIADFAILGWAWRHERHQVPFDDLPNVAAWYARMMARPATARGFEVALS; this is encoded by the coding sequence ATGACGATCGAACTGCACACCTGGAATACCCCCAACGGCCGCAAGATCAGCGTGGCGCTGGAGGAGATGGGGCTGCCCTATACGGTGGTGCCGGTGGACATCAGCAACAAGAAGCAGTTCGAGCCGAGCTTCCTGGAATTCTCGCCCAACAACCGCATCCCCGCCATCAAGGACCCGAACGGGCCGGACGGGAAGCCCATCACGGTCTTCGAGAGCGGCGCCATCCTCTACTACCTGGCGGAGAAGACCGGCCGCTTCATGCCGAGGGATCTGCGGGCGCGCGTGCCCGTGATGGAATGGCTGATGTGGCAGATGGGCGGCTTCGGCCCCATGCCGGGCCAGGTGCACCACTTCCTGATGCAGCCCGAGGGACCGGCGCGCGACTACGGCTTCACCCGCTACCATACCGAGACCAAGCGCCTCTATGGCGTGCTGGACCGTCGCCTGACCGGCCGCGACTTCGTGGCGACGGCGGGCGAGCCCAGCATCGCCGACTTCGCCATCCTGGGCTGGGCCTGGCGGCATGAACGGCACCAGGTTCCCTTCGACGACCTGCCGAATGTGGCCGCCTGGTATGCGCGCATGATGGCGCGCCCCGCGACGGCCCGCGGCTTCGAGGTGGCGCTGAGCTGA